CGAGCCCATCTTCGACAGGTCGGCCTTCGTGGTGTAGCCGTACAGGCTCATCGCCAGGAAGGTGGCGGCGGTGACGAAGAAGGTCAGCGCGATCGACGCCCCGGTGAAGACCAGGAAGATGGCCGACATCGACAGGCCCATGGCACCGCAATAGGCCCAGAAGATCAACTGGGCGGATGCGAAGGACAGGCGCTGGATGCCGAAGGACAGCACCATGACGAAGGCCAGCGGGGCCAGCATCACCACCCACTTCAGCGGCGTGCCGAAGATGGCCTGGAGCATGGCCGGGCTGGACGACACGAGCGCGGCGACCAGACCCGTCAGGATCAGGCCGGCACCCATGTAGTTGTACACGCGCAGCATGTGCTGCCGCAGGCCTTCGTCGAAGTATCCCCGATCTGTCGCGCGGCCCACGGTCGCGAAGCGGTTATAGGTCGGGTCTGCCATGGTTTGGTTTCCTCGGTGGAATAGGGTGATCCCGTCGCAGGACATATTGGCGAGTCCGTCAGGCGGTTCAATAGGAATCGGCAGCCCTTTTTCCAGATGAAAAAGCTTTCACGATTCGTTTTTCCTGCGGCTTCATGACTCAGGCATCACTCGTTCCGAAGCAATGGCGCCGAAGGCTGGCCAAGAGCCCGCCAAGTACCATAGAACCCGAAAGCAAGCGTGATCGCCGTGCTCAGCAAAGCGGTGGTGACGACCGCCGACGGCAGGAAGCTCCACTCCCAATGCATCAGGAACGTCAGCACCGCCCAGGCGGTCAGCGTGCCGATGATGCCGGCGATCACGGCGGTCAGCAGGCCGAGCAGCCCATATTCCAGCAGGAAGGCGCGCAGCACGTCGCCGCGCGTGGCGCCCAGCACCTTCAGCACCACCGCGTCATAGACCCGCCGGCGGTGCCCGGCGGCAACCGCACCGGCCAGAACCAGCGTGCCGGCGGCCAGCGTGATGCCGGCGACGATGCGCACAGCGGTGCCGATATGGCCCAGCATCTCCGACACCGTGTCCAGAGCGTCCTTCACCCGCACCATGGTGATGTTGGGGAAGCGCTGCAGCACGGCGCGCTGCACCTGCGTCTCGGCGTCCGGCGTGGCGCGGACGGTGGCGACCCAGGTCTGCGGCGCGCCTTCCAGCGTGCCGGGGGCGAAGACCATGGTGAAGTTGATCGCCATGCTGCTGAAATCGGCGGAGCGTACGTTTGCGACCTTCGCCTCGATGCTGCGGCCCAGGATGTTGATGGTCAGGGTGGCGCCGGGACCGATGCCGAAGGCCTCGGCGACGCTCTGGTGGATGGAGATCAGCGGCGGTCCGGCATAATCCTGCGGCCACCAGCTGCCGGCGGTGACGGTCGAATGCTTCGGGATCGTCGCGGAATAAGTGATGCCGCGGTCGCCGGCCAGGATCCAGGCCTGCTCCGGATTGACCAGCGCCTTTTCCGCCTCCTGCCCGTTCACCCGCTCGATCCGGCCGCGCAGGCTCGGCACCGCCTCGAAGGCGCTGGTGCCGGGGACGGCGGTCACGAGGTCCCGCAAGGGATCGAACTGGTCGCGCTGGATGTCGACGAAAAAGAAGGCGGGGGCGTCCTGCGGGATCGTCTCCGACACCCGGCGGGAGAAGTTGCCCTGGATCAGCGCGATGGCGACCAGCACCGTCAGGCCGAGTCCCAGCGACAGCACCACCGCCGCCGTCGGATTGCCCGGCCGGTGCAGGTTGGCGAGCGCCAGCCGCAATCCCGGCCGCCTGACCCGCCCCACCCGCTTCGCCCCCCAGGTAACCAGGGCGGCGGCCGCGCGGAAGGCCATGAAGGTGGCGATGGAGCCGCCGACGAACCACAGGGCGAACAGCTTGTTGTGCGCCGTCAGCACCGCCAGCCCGGCGAGCGCCAGGGCCGACAGGATCATCGCGACGGTATAGGGCGTGCGCGGCCTCCCGCCGGCCGGGGTGATGACGTCGCGGAACAGGGCGCCCGCCGGCACCTCCCGCGCCCGGCCGAGCGGCCACAGCGAGAAGGTCAGCGCGGTCAGCACGCCATAGAGCGCGGCGAGAGCCAAAGCTCCGGGATAAACGCCGATATGCGCCGACACCGGCAGCACGCCGTCGAGCAGCCGGCCCAGCGCCAGCGGCGCAACCGCGCCCAGCGCCAGCCCGATGACGATGCCCAGCAATGCCAGCGCCAGGATCTGCGCCAGATAGAGCTCGAAGACCAACGCCCCCGGCGCGCCGATGCACTTCATCATGGCGATGGTGCGGGCGCGGGAGTCCAGATGGCTGCGCACCGCATTGCCGACCCCGACGCCGCCGACCAGCAGCGCAGTCAGCCCGACCAGGGTCAGGAACAGCGTCATGCGGTCGATGAAGCGTTCGATCTGCGGCGAAGCGTTGGTGTAGTCGCGCATCCGCCAGGGCGCATCGGGAAAGCGGGCGCGCAAACCCTCCTGCCACGCCTTCAGGTCGGTTTGCGGCGGCAGCGCCACCTTGGCGCTCCACCAGGTGAGGCTGCCGGGTTGCAGCAACCCGGTGCCCTGCAGCGACGGCAGAGCCACCAGCACCCTCGGCCCCAGCGAGAAGGCGTTGGAGGAGGCGCGGTCGGGCTCGCGGTCCAGCACGGCGGCGACGCGGTAGGCGCCTTCGCCGATGCGGATGCTGTCGCCGGGCTTGACCCCCAGCCGGTCGACCAGACCGGCCTCGATCACCGCGCCCCAGCGGCCGTCCTTCTGCGCCAGCGCGTCCCGCAGGTCGCCGCCGCCTTCCAGCGTCACCGCGCCGTAGAGCGGATAGAGGCCGTCGACCGCCTTCAACTCGACCAGGGAGGAGCGCGTCTCGTCCGCGGCACGGGCCATCGCCCGCATCTCGGCGGATGTCGATACCCGGCCATCGGCCTTCAGCGCCGCCATCTGCTCGTCGGTCGGCGGGCTGTAGAGTTGCCGCAACGCGACGTCACCGCCCAGGATCGACCGCCCGTCGCTCGCCAGCCCGTCGAGCAGCCCGCTCGACACCGACTGCACCGAGGCGATGGCCGCGACGCCAAGGGCGAGGCAGGCGAGGAAGACCCAGAAGCCCTTCAGGCCGGTGCGCAGCTCCCGCCGGGCAAGCCGGAGCGCGAGGCTGAGGTTGGTCATCGTGTCGCCCTCCCCACGCGCCCGCACTTATCCCCTCTCCCCCCCGGGGAGAGGGTTAGGGTGAGGGGGGCGCATGGCGAGGAGTCAGTTGATGACGAGGGGTTTGCGCGCCGAGCAGCGCCACGCCGCGCATCCCCCTCACCCCGACCCTCTCCCCGCTTTCGGCGGACCGGAGGTCCGCCTGTCGCGTCAGCGCAAACGAAGTTTGCGCGTGAGCGGGGGGGAGAGGGAGAGTCCACCGCCATCGTAATTCCCATCCCCCTCACTCCCCCGCCGCCTGCAGATTCGCGCGCCTTGCCGCCTGCCCGTCGTCGGCGATGCGGCCGTCCGCCAGACGCACCGTCCGGTCGCAGCGTGCCGCCAGCGTCTGGTCGTGGGTGATCAGCACCAGCGTCGTCCCCCGCCGCTCGGCAAGGTCGAACAGAAGCTTGACGATGGTGGCGCCGGTGTCGATGTCGAGATTACCGGTCGGTTCGTCCGCCAGCAGCAGCGACGGCTCGGTCACGAAGGCGCGGGCCAATGCGGTGCGCTGCTGCTCGCCGCCGGACAGCTGGCCGGGATAATGATGGATGCGGTGTCCCAGCCCGACCTGCTCCAGCCCGATGCGGGCGCGGTCGAAGGCGTCGGCGACGCCGGCGAATTCCAGCGGGATGGCGACATTCTCCAACGCCGTCATGGTCGGCACCAGATGGAAGGCTTGGAAGACGATGCCGACATGCTGCCGGCGGAAGCGCGCCAAGCCATCCTCGTCCAGGTGCCCGAGATCCTGGCCGGCGACGCGGACGGTGCCGCCGCTGGGGCGTTCCAGACCGGCCATCACCATCATCATGGTCGACTTGCCGGAACCGCTGGGGCCGACCACGCCGACCCGTTCCCCGGCCGCCACCTGAAGATTCACGCCGCGCAGGATGTTGACGGGTCCGGCACCGCTGTCCAATTTCAGGTGGACGTCGTCGAGTTCAACGATGAAGTCGTTGGAAGACCGGGCGATGGAATTTGACGACGTTGCAGGGGACTGAGCCTTGGACATGCGACTCTCGCACAAGCGGAACGGACCATCGCCATATGGCACGACCCGCCGGGCTTTCAACACGGGCGCCTTCGCTGCGGCGTTGGCCTTCGTCTTTGCCGCAGGGGTATCGATGACCGTTCCGACCCGCGCGGATGCCGCGCAGCCGGTGAAGCTGCTGGCGCTGGGCGACAGCCTGACCGCGGGCTACGGGTTGCCGGAACAGCAGGGCTTCACCCGCCAGCTGGAAAAGGCGCTGGCCGCCAAGGGCTACAGCGTCACCGTCATCAATGCGGGCGTGTCGGGCGACACCACCGCCGGCGGCCGGGCGCGGCTGGACTGGGCGCTGGCCGACAAGCCGGACGCGGCCATCGTCGAGCTGGGCGCCAACGACATGCTGCGCGGGCTCGACCCCGGTCAGGCCAAGGCGAACCTCGACACCATCCTCAAGACGCTGACGGAGCGGAAGATTCCCACCCTGCTGGCCGGCATGCTCGCCTCGCCAAGCCTGGGCAAGCCCTACACCGACACATTCAACGCTATCTACCCGGATCTGGCGAAAGCCTACGACCTGCCGCTCTATCCCTTCTTCCTCGACGGGGTGGCGCTGGACCGGTCGCTGATCCAGCCGGACGGGATGCATCCCAATGCCCAGGGCGTGGCGGTGATCGTGGAGCGCATCCTGCCCTCCGTCACCGCGCTGCTCGACGGCCTCCCCAATATCGGCAAGACTACCGTCAAAACCGGAGGCTGACCCATGACCGTGACCCTGGACAGCGACACCCGCTTTCACGCCGCCTGCGCCGCCGGGGCGGAATGGGGACCGACGGTCAAGGCCTGCCTCGACCGGTTGGGTCCGGTCGCCGGCTGCAACCTGGGCTTCCTCTACCTGACCGACGGTCTGGCGGAACATGCGACCAGCATCGTCACCCTGCTGCGCGGCGTCACCGGGATCCGTCACTGGGTCGGCACCGCCGGCATCGGCGTGATGGCCAATGGCGAGGTCCTGTTCGACGAGCCGGGAATGGCGATCATGGCCGCCCGCCTGCCGGAGGACAGCTTCCGCCTGTTCCCCACCCTGACCGACGGGTTGGAGCCGCTGCGCGGCAGTGCCGGCGGCTGGCTGGACAAGCATGGCGCGGCGCTGGCGCTGGTCCATGTCGACCCGCACCATGCCGACATGGCCGGACTGGTCGCCCGTCTGTCGGAGGAGGCCGGCGTCTTCCTGGTCGGCGGCCTGACCGCCTCGCGCGGGGAGTTCCCGCAGATTGCCGCCGGGGCCGAGGACGGCGATCCGGTCACCGAGGGCGGCGTGTCGGGCGTGCTCTTCGCGCCAAATCTGCCGGTCGCCACCGCCCTGACCCAGGGCTGCCGCCCGATCGGGCCGACGCGCACCGTCACCGCCAGCGACGACAACGTGATTCTGGAGATCGACAACCGCCCGGCGCTCGACGTCTTCAAGGAAGACATCGGGCCGGAGCTTGCCGCCGACCTGCGGCAGGTCGCCGGGGTGATCTGCGCCGGGCTGCCCATCGCCGGGTCCGACACCCAGGACTATCTGGTCCGCGACCTGATCGCCATCGAGCCGCGCGCCGGCTGGATCTCCATCGCCGAGCGGGTGACCACCGGCCAGCCGGTGATGTTCACCCGCCGTGATCCCGAAACCGCCGCCGCCGACATGCGCCGGATGCTGGACAGCCTCAAGAAACGGGTGAAGGCGACGCCGAAGGGAGCGGTGTATGTCAGTTGCATCGCCCGTGGTCCCGGCCTGTTCGGCGCCGCCAATGCCGAGCTGTCGATGATCCGCGACACCTTCGGCGACATTCCGCTGACCGGCTTCTTCGCCTCGGGCGAGGTGTCGCACAACCGGCTCTATGGCTACACCGGCGTGCTGACGCTCTTTCTGTAAAGATCATTTCGAATAAGGAACGTTCCGGATGCAGTATCGTCCGCTCGGCCGCACCGGCCTGTCGGTCAGCGCCATCGGCCTGGGCACCATGACCTGGGGCCGCCAGAACACCGAGGCCGAAGGCCATGCCCAGATGGACGCCGCGCTCGACCGCGGCATCAACTTCTGGGACACGGCGGAGATGTACGCCATCCCGCCCACCGCCGACACCTATGGCAAGACGGAGGCGGTGATCGGCAACTGGTTCCAGTCGCGCGGCAAGCGTGACAAGGTGATCCTCGCCAGCAAGATCATCGGCGCGCCGGCCGGCGGCTTCGGCTGGGTGCGCGAAGGCAAGTCGCGGCTCGACCGCGCCAACCTCTTCGCCGCGGTGGAGGCCAGCCTGTCGCGGCTGAAGACCGACTACATCGACCTCTACCAGATCCATTGGCCCGACCGCGTCACCAACCGCTTCGGCGTCCGCACCTATAAGCATAAGCCGGAGCAGGACGGTGTGCCGATCGAGGAGACGCTGGCGGCACTGGCCGAACTGGTGCAGGCCGGCAAGATCCGCCATGTCGGCCTGTCGAACGAGAGCCCCTGGGGCGTGATGCGCTGGCTGCGCGCCGCCGAGGTGGCAGGGGAGGTGGCTGGGCTTCCGCGCGTCGCCTCGATCCAGAACGCCTACAACCTGCTGAACCGGACCTTCGAGAACGGCCTGTCGGAGGTGGCCCTGCGCGAGGATGTCGGGCTGCTCGCCTATTCGCCGCTGGGCGCCGGCACGTTGACGGGCAAGTATCTGAACGGCGCCGTCCCGCCGGGCAGCCGCCGCGCGCTCGACCACCGGCCGTCGCGCTATGCCACCGTCAACGCCGACGCCGCGACGGAGGCCTATCTGGACATCGCCCGCCGCCACGGTCTGGCGCCCAACCAGATGGCCATCGCCTTCACGTTGCAGCAACCCTTCGTCACCTCGTCACTGATCGGGGCGACGACGATGGAAACGCTGGTCTCCAACATCGACTCCATCGACGTGACCCTGTCGCCGGAGGTGATGGCGGAAATCGACGCCGTGCACAACCGCATGCCGGATCCGTGTCCGTAAGCTGTCGTATGGTCCGCCCCTCATCCGAAGGAGGGGCGGACCAGTTCAGCAAACCCGGAGGTGCCCCATGCTCCGCCTGTTCGTCGCCCTCGACCTGACGGAGGAGGTTCGCCAACGGCTGGCTGGTCTGGCCGGCGGGGTGCCCGGCGCGCGCTGGACCGAGCCTGAAAGCATGCACCTGACCCTGCGCTTCATCGGCGAGGTGCCGGAGGATCAGGCGATGGACATCGACGCCGCGCTGGCGGAGATCCGGGCGCCGGCCTTCACGCTCACCTTCGACGGCGTCGGCATGTACGGCAGCGCGCGCCGGGCGCGGGTTCTTTGGGCGGGGGTGGAGCGCAACGAGGCGCTGGCCCATCTGCAGGTCAAGATCGAATCCGCCTTGGTTCGCTGCGGCCTGCCGGCGGAGGAGCGAAAATTCTCCCCCCACATCACGCTCGCCCGGCTGAAGGACGCGCCGACCGACCGCATCGGCCGCTTCCTGTCCGACCGCGGCCTGTTCCGCACCGGCCCGATGCCTGTCGAGCATGTCACGCTCTACCGCAGCCATCTCGGCAACGGCGGGGCGGTGTATGAGGCGTTGCGGGAGTATCCGCTGGACTCTGTCTAGGCGGTGATGCTGTCCCAGGGCTGGGCTTCGGCATCCGCTTTGACGCTACCGCCGACCACCCGATTCTTGCCGTCCTGCTTGGCGCGGTACATGCGCTGGTCGGCCAATTCCACCAACGATTCCCAGTCGGCCGGGCGGTCGGTCGTCTGTTCGGCGATGCCGATGCTGGCGGTCTGCAGGCTGCCGTCCGGCCGCTTGCCGAAACCGGCCCGGCGCATCCTCTCCACCGCGATCATCGCGCCATCCAGCGGGGTGTCCGGCATGACCACCAGGAACTCCTCCCCGCCCCAGCGTACCAGCGCGTCGGACTGGCGCAGCAGGCTGCGGATGGTGTTGGCGGCATGGCGCAGGACGCGGTCGCCCTCCTCGTGCCCGTAACGGTCGTTGACCGCCTTGAAGTCGTCCAGGTCGACGAAGATCGCCGACAGCGGCTGCGCCGCGCGTTCCGCATGGGCGACCTGGAGTTTCAGCAACTCCTCGCCGATGCGGCGGGAGAAGGCGCCGGTCAGCGCGTCGTGCGCCGCCTGCTCCAGCAGCGCGATCATGAAATGCAGCTGGCTGATCGCTGCCAGCGTCGCCACCACCGCGATCAGCGCCAGCAGCCACAGCGCGCTGATGTAGGACGGGAACGGCATCACCAGCGAACCGTAGAAGCCTGCGGCCAGATGGGCGCCCAGCATCGGGGCGGCGAACAGAGCCCCCTCCACCGCGGTCAGCGGAAAGACGCTGAGCCCCGCGACCATCACGAAGGGCAGATAGCCATAGCCGGCACTGACGGCGATGCGCAGGTCGTCGACACCCTGGTTGTAGAGCAGCGGGTGCGAGATGGCGAAGAACAGCGTCGGGATCGCCAGCAGGGCGGCCAGCCGCCACCAGGCGCAGGTCATGTCCTCGCAGGACCGGCGGTCGAAGGCCAGCGCCAGGAAGGCGGCACTGGCGCTGAGGCGCAGCACGATCAGCCAGACGGCCAGCTTCCATTCGAAGACGGTGACGTCGATGGCGATCCACAGCGGGGTCAGGACGCCGAAGATCAGCGCCACCATGCGCACGCGCGACTGGATCATCGCGGCGCGCCGCCGCTGCAGGATCGGCGTGTGACCGGCCGGCCAGATCAGATCGGGCAGTTCGTCGCTGCGGACGAAGGCGCCGAAGAGGGCGGCAAGAAGCCTGTCAACCCGCATCAGACAGCCTGCCCCCGGCATCGGCCGGACATGTCGCCAATGGATTAGCCATGCTGGGTGATTACACGGGCATGACCTCCCCTTCAACGGCTTTCGCGCCGAAATGGCTGATCAGCCGCTGGAAAACACGGAAACATCCCGGCATGCGACAAAAAGTAACGGGCGGCGCGTCACCGACACGCCGCCCGTTGAATAATATCCGCTGCGGTGAAGGATCAGTCCTTCAGGTCTTCCCAAAGCTCCTTCACCTTGGCGAAGAAGCCCTCCGACTGCGGATTCGACCCTTCCTTGGCGGCGCCCTCGAACTCGCGCAGCAGTTCCTGCTGGCGCTTCGTCAGGTTCACCGGGGTCTCGACCACCGCCTGGATGTACATGTCGCCGCGCTGGGCACTGCGCAGAACCGACATGCCCTTGCCCTTGATGCGGAACTGGTGGCCGGACTGGGTGCCCGGCGGCACCGTCACCTTGGTGCGGCTGCCGTCGATTGTCGGCACCTCCACCGAACCGCCGAGAGCCGCCGTGGTCATCGGGATCGGCACCCGGCAGTGGATGTTGGCGCCGTCGCGCTGGAAGATCGGGTGCGGCGCCAGCGCCAGGAAGATGTAGAGGTCGCCGGCAGGCGCCCCGCGCAGCCCCGCCTCGCCCTCTCCCGCCAGACGGATGCGGGTGCCGTCCTCGACACCGGCGGGGATGTTGACCTGCAGGGTCTTTTCCTTGCGCAGCCGGCCGGAGCCGCCGCAGTTCTTGCAGGCGTCCTTGATGACCTTGCCGGCGCCGTGGCAGCCGGGGCAGGTCCGCTCAATGGTGAAGAAGCCCTGCTGCGCCCGCACCTTGCCGTGCCCCTGGCAGGTCGGGCAGGTGATCGGCTGGGTTCCCGCCGCGGCACCCGAGCCGTTGCAGCTGTCGCACTGCACGGTGGTGGGCACGCGGATGGTGGTCTGGGTGCCCTTGAAGGCCTCCTCCAGCCCGATCTCCAGATTGTAGCGCAGGTCCTGGCCGCGGCCGGACGCACCGCCGCCGCCGCGGCGCCCGCCCATGAACTCGCCGAACATCTCGTCGAAGATGTCGGCGAAGCCGCCGCCGCCGCCGAAATCGAAGTTGAAGCCGCCGGCCCCGGCGCCGGCGCCCGGACCACGGCCACCCTCGAAGGCGGCGTGGCCGAACCGGTCATAGGCCGCGCGCTTCTGATCGTCCTTCAGGACGTCATACGCTTCGCTGATTTCCTTGAACTTCTGCTCGGCGTCCTTGTCACCCTGGTTGCGGTCCGGGTGGTACTGCATCGCCATCTTGCGATAAGCCTTTTTCAGCTCATCCGCGCTGGCGTTCTTCGCCACACCGAGCAGCTCGTAATAATCCTGTTTCGCCATGGGGGCCGACCGCCTTTGAGTCGTTCTGGTCCAAACTGTCCGCGTCGCGCCGGAACCTGAGCCCAGCATACCGAAGGCCCGCCGCCGGGAAAAGGCGGCGGGCCATCGATGCTCGCGTCAGGTCCGTATCAAAAAGAAGCTGCCTGCCCTAAGAGATGGGCCTTAGGCCGACTTCTTCTTGTCGTCCTGGACCTCTTCGAAGTCGGCGTCGACGACGCCCGGCTCGTTCGGCTGGGCGCCCGGCGCCTCGCCGCCCGCAGCCGGGGCCTCGCCCTGGCCGGCCTTGTACATCGCCTCGCCCAGCTTCATCGACACCTGGGCCAGCGCCTCGGTCTTCGCCTTGATGCCTTCCAGATCCTCGCTGTCCAGCACCGACTTCAGCTCGGTGACGGCAGCCTCCGCGGCGGTCTTGTCGGAGGCCGGGATCTTGTCGCCGTTCTCCTTGATGGTCCGCTCGGTGGTGTGGATCAGGGCGTCGGCATGGTTGCGGGCGTCGACCAGCTCACGGCGCTTCTTGTCGGCGTCGGCGTGGGCCTCCGCGTCCTTCACCATCTTCTGGATGTCGGCGTCCGACAGGCCGCCCGAGGCCTGGATGCGGATCTGCTGCTCCTTGCCGGTCGCCTTGTCCTTCGCCGTGACGCTGACGATGCCGTTGGCGTCGATGTCGAAGGTCACCTCGATCTGCGGCACGCCGCGCGGGGCCGGCGGGATGCCGACCAGATCGAACTGGCCCAGCATCTTGTTGTCCTGCGCCATCTCGCGCTCGCCCTGGAAGACGCGGATGGTGACGGCGTTCTGGTTG
The Azospirillum sp. TSA2s DNA segment above includes these coding regions:
- a CDS encoding Bax inhibitor-1/YccA family protein; amino-acid sequence: MADPTYNRFATVGRATDRGYFDEGLRQHMLRVYNYMGAGLILTGLVAALVSSSPAMLQAIFGTPLKWVVMLAPLAFVMVLSFGIQRLSFASAQLIFWAYCGAMGLSMSAIFLVFTGASIALTFFVTAATFLAMSLYGYTTKADLSKMGSFLIMGVIGLVIAGLANIFFQSPALHFAISAIGVLIFTGLTAYDTQAIKESYAEGYDHESTGKLALMGALTLYLDFINLFQFLLQFLGQRNND
- a CDS encoding diguanylate cyclase, translating into MRVDRLLAALFGAFVRSDELPDLIWPAGHTPILQRRRAAMIQSRVRMVALIFGVLTPLWIAIDVTVFEWKLAVWLIVLRLSASAAFLALAFDRRSCEDMTCAWWRLAALLAIPTLFFAISHPLLYNQGVDDLRIAVSAGYGYLPFVMVAGLSVFPLTAVEGALFAAPMLGAHLAAGFYGSLVMPFPSYISALWLLALIAVVATLAAISQLHFMIALLEQAAHDALTGAFSRRIGEELLKLQVAHAERAAQPLSAIFVDLDDFKAVNDRYGHEEGDRVLRHAANTIRSLLRQSDALVRWGGEEFLVVMPDTPLDGAMIAVERMRRAGFGKRPDGSLQTASIGIAEQTTDRPADWESLVELADQRMYRAKQDGKNRVVGGSVKADAEAQPWDSITA
- a CDS encoding arylesterase; its protein translation is MTVPTRADAAQPVKLLALGDSLTAGYGLPEQQGFTRQLEKALAAKGYSVTVINAGVSGDTTAGGRARLDWALADKPDAAIVELGANDMLRGLDPGQAKANLDTILKTLTERKIPTLLAGMLASPSLGKPYTDTFNAIYPDLAKAYDLPLYPFFLDGVALDRSLIQPDGMHPNAQGVAVIVERILPSVTALLDGLPNIGKTTVKTGG
- a CDS encoding ABC transporter ATP-binding protein, whose amino-acid sequence is MSKAQSPATSSNSIARSSNDFIVELDDVHLKLDSGAGPVNILRGVNLQVAAGERVGVVGPSGSGKSTMMMVMAGLERPSGGTVRVAGQDLGHLDEDGLARFRRQHVGIVFQAFHLVPTMTALENVAIPLEFAGVADAFDRARIGLEQVGLGHRIHHYPGQLSGGEQQRTALARAFVTEPSLLLADEPTGNLDIDTGATIVKLLFDLAERRGTTLVLITHDQTLAARCDRTVRLADGRIADDGQAARRANLQAAGE
- the dnaJ gene encoding molecular chaperone DnaJ, giving the protein MAKQDYYELLGVAKNASADELKKAYRKMAMQYHPDRNQGDKDAEQKFKEISEAYDVLKDDQKRAAYDRFGHAAFEGGRGPGAGAGAGGFNFDFGGGGGFADIFDEMFGEFMGGRRGGGGASGRGQDLRYNLEIGLEEAFKGTQTTIRVPTTVQCDSCNGSGAAAGTQPITCPTCQGHGKVRAQQGFFTIERTCPGCHGAGKVIKDACKNCGGSGRLRKEKTLQVNIPAGVEDGTRIRLAGEGEAGLRGAPAGDLYIFLALAPHPIFQRDGANIHCRVPIPMTTAALGGSVEVPTIDGSRTKVTVPPGTQSGHQFRIKGKGMSVLRSAQRGDMYIQAVVETPVNLTKRQQELLREFEGAAKEGSNPQSEGFFAKVKELWEDLKD
- a CDS encoding ABC transporter permease, coding for MTNLSLALRLARRELRTGLKGFWVFLACLALGVAAIASVQSVSSGLLDGLASDGRSILGGDVALRQLYSPPTDEQMAALKADGRVSTSAEMRAMARAADETRSSLVELKAVDGLYPLYGAVTLEGGGDLRDALAQKDGRWGAVIEAGLVDRLGVKPGDSIRIGEGAYRVAAVLDREPDRASSNAFSLGPRVLVALPSLQGTGLLQPGSLTWWSAKVALPPQTDLKAWQEGLRARFPDAPWRMRDYTNASPQIERFIDRMTLFLTLVGLTALLVGGVGVGNAVRSHLDSRARTIAMMKCIGAPGALVFELYLAQILALALLGIVIGLALGAVAPLALGRLLDGVLPVSAHIGVYPGALALAALYGVLTALTFSLWPLGRAREVPAGALFRDVITPAGGRPRTPYTVAMILSALALAGLAVLTAHNKLFALWFVGGSIATFMAFRAAAALVTWGAKRVGRVRRPGLRLALANLHRPGNPTAAVVLSLGLGLTVLVAIALIQGNFSRRVSETIPQDAPAFFFVDIQRDQFDPLRDLVTAVPGTSAFEAVPSLRGRIERVNGQEAEKALVNPEQAWILAGDRGITYSATIPKHSTVTAGSWWPQDYAGPPLISIHQSVAEAFGIGPGATLTINILGRSIEAKVANVRSADFSSMAINFTMVFAPGTLEGAPQTWVATVRATPDAETQVQRAVLQRFPNITMVRVKDALDTVSEMLGHIGTAVRIVAGITLAAGTLVLAGAVAAGHRRRVYDAVVLKVLGATRGDVLRAFLLEYGLLGLLTAVIAGIIGTLTAWAVLTFLMHWEWSFLPSAVVTTALLSTAITLAFGFYGTWRALGQPSAPLLRNE
- a CDS encoding NADP(H)-dependent aldo-keto reductase, producing the protein MQYRPLGRTGLSVSAIGLGTMTWGRQNTEAEGHAQMDAALDRGINFWDTAEMYAIPPTADTYGKTEAVIGNWFQSRGKRDKVILASKIIGAPAGGFGWVREGKSRLDRANLFAAVEASLSRLKTDYIDLYQIHWPDRVTNRFGVRTYKHKPEQDGVPIEETLAALAELVQAGKIRHVGLSNESPWGVMRWLRAAEVAGEVAGLPRVASIQNAYNLLNRTFENGLSEVALREDVGLLAYSPLGAGTLTGKYLNGAVPPGSRRALDHRPSRYATVNADAATEAYLDIARRHGLAPNQMAIAFTLQQPFVTSSLIGATTMETLVSNIDSIDVTLSPEVMAEIDAVHNRMPDPCP
- the thpR gene encoding RNA 2',3'-cyclic phosphodiesterase, encoding MLRLFVALDLTEEVRQRLAGLAGGVPGARWTEPESMHLTLRFIGEVPEDQAMDIDAALAEIRAPAFTLTFDGVGMYGSARRARVLWAGVERNEALAHLQVKIESALVRCGLPAEERKFSPHITLARLKDAPTDRIGRFLSDRGLFRTGPMPVEHVTLYRSHLGNGGAVYEALREYPLDSV
- a CDS encoding FIST N-terminal domain-containing protein — translated: MTVTLDSDTRFHAACAAGAEWGPTVKACLDRLGPVAGCNLGFLYLTDGLAEHATSIVTLLRGVTGIRHWVGTAGIGVMANGEVLFDEPGMAIMAARLPEDSFRLFPTLTDGLEPLRGSAGGWLDKHGAALALVHVDPHHADMAGLVARLSEEAGVFLVGGLTASRGEFPQIAAGAEDGDPVTEGGVSGVLFAPNLPVATALTQGCRPIGPTRTVTASDDNVILEIDNRPALDVFKEDIGPELAADLRQVAGVICAGLPIAGSDTQDYLVRDLIAIEPRAGWISIAERVTTGQPVMFTRRDPETAAADMRRMLDSLKKRVKATPKGAVYVSCIARGPGLFGAANAELSMIRDTFGDIPLTGFFASGEVSHNRLYGYTGVLTLFL